Within Telopea speciosissima isolate NSW1024214 ecotype Mountain lineage chromosome 8, Tspe_v1, whole genome shotgun sequence, the genomic segment aaaataaaattcttcttcttttttctatttaatataCAAGGCAATGTGGGATGAAGGGTCCACTAATCAGATACTCTTTTGTGTATTTTATATGCTTCTTGATGTATTTCCATGCACGTCTATGGTACGTCTATGGTGCTCCAATTACTATTTAGCATTTTTTCATTGCTTGCtggatttttgaaattttgttttgttgtgaGGCAAACTCCAATGTGACTTAAACTCTACATGTGAGTAGGGAACCTAATGGCTTAAATGTTTTACATTCCCATTTAATTTGCAACTTGGcaattattaatatttaaagtGAATCCATAGGAACTAGGCATCATGTTTTAGTTCTCGGAAAAGATTCTCTAAGCTATCAGGGCAGGGTATACTAGCACCTATatgtccatctctctcctcatcgCAAGAATTGACCTCATTTCCCTTCAATATATGATACCATCTTATCATACCTCATTGGTATACTCTTATATGTTACTTGTTGAGATAACCCTCTCCCTTTAATTTTTAaatcagttttattttttttattttatttttaaaattagtcttATTTCTTCCTTGACTTGTAACTAGATAGAGCCAATAAGATATCTTGCACTTCAATGTCATGCATAAGCTTCCATCTATTTTATATTCTTTGTTGCATTTCTTTAGGGTGTGTTGGGACATCATTGGCAGGGACATCTATTGTGGCATTCAGAGATTCTTCAGGGAAGGTATTGTCACTAAAGGGGTAAATTATAATTTCCTTTGTCTAATCCCAAAAGTTGAGAATGCCAAAAAGGTAGGGCAATTTTGCCCCCTATGCCTGggaaatttctttttcaaaatcATTCCAAAAATTATGGCAAACAGATTGTCCGCTTTATTGCACAAGTTGACATCGCTTGAGCAAGGTGCTTTCCAGAAAGGAAGagtaatttttgaaaacattGGAGTTGCATCAAAGCTTACAAATATGATGGAGGTAAAGTGCAGGGGAGGAGGGTTAGGGATGAAACTCGACATCCAGAAGGCGTTTGACACGCTAGAGTGGAATTTTCTATTTGATGTGCTGAATGCATTTGGTTTCTCTCAGACTTGGATCTACTGGGTGCATCAAATTCTTCAATCGACTCGAATTTCTATTTTGGTTAATGGAGGACCTACAGGTTTTTTTGGCATGGAAAGAGGGTTGAGACAAGGTGATCCACTGTCCCCGCTACTCTTTATTCTTTCTGAAGAGGTGCTTTGCAGAGGGTTGAATGAGCTACGGCATAGAGGATGGCTTAATGCACTACCAGGTCCGAGACAGGTGATTACCCCCTCCCACCTTCTATATGCTGACGACCTCTTTGTGTTTATGAAAGCAGAATTGGTCAATGTTTGTTTAGTCAAGCACTTCCTGGAGGCCTATGGAGAGTATTCTGGACAGGTGATCAACCTTGTGAAAAGCAAGGtattttttggccatattaCTGCTACGAGAAGGCAAAGATTATTATCGGTGCTACAAATTCCTATGTGTACTTTCCCAACAAGGTATCTAGGAGTGATTTTGAAGAAGGGCAGGGTGAAACGCGGCATGATTCAGCCGCTAGTTGACAAATTCAAACAAAGGCTTGCTTCTTGGAAGGGTCGTCTTCTCTCCATGGCAGGTCGTATTGAGTTGGTTCGCACAGTCATGGGAAGTATACCGGTTCATAATTTCTCAGTATATTTATGGCCGATGGGTTCGATTGAGGTAATGGAGAGGTGGATTCGCAACTTCATTTGGTCAGTGTATGCAGATTGCTCTAGATCTATTACAGTCCGATGGGATAgtctgtgcaagcccaaggacGAAGGAGGACTTGGTGTACGATGGCTAAGGGACTTAAATTTGGCGCTGATTGCAAAATTTGCGTGGACGGTTTATAGAGACCAGTCTAGCCTTGCAGTTTTTTTGAGAAGTCGACTAGTAAGGGCAGATGGATCGCTAAAGAAGGTTGTTGGCACCTCCACTCTACTCCCAGGACTTTGAAAAGTTTGGGATTTTGTTCATTCAGCTGAAAGATGGGTAGTTGGAAGTGGACACTCAATTAAGTTTTGGTATGATAAGTGGCTCCACAACCTCAGCATTGAAGACCTTGTTCAGCCACTCCACATTGCAATCTCTCATCTTCAGTGGCAGAttattgggatgaaggaaaTTAGGTTCTGCCTCCAATTCAAGAACCAAATATACAAAGAGTATTCAATGAGATACTTGTTAGTGGAATTGCATGTAACAACGGTCCAGACCTGAGATTTTGGGCGTATACAGCAACAGGCTGTTGCACTGTCAAGTCAGCGATGGAGAATTTGCGCACTAAGGCTGCTGCACCTGCTTGGGTTTCAGCTGTTTGGAACCAAGATCTCCATCCACGTGCTGCTGTGTTTGGTTGGAGACTTTCACATGGGGTGTTACCTACTGATCACATGGTGTGTCGCAAAGCCGTCCCTCTTGTCTCTCGATGTGATCTATGCCATGCGGACTGTGAAACAATAACGCATTTGTTCCTAGATTGTGCCTACTCGCGACAAGTCTAGACAGAGGTGCTCTATGTTTTCAATCAAAGTTGGAGTGGGTTCCCTACAATTGAGCTATTATTCTCGTGGTGGCGCAGGAAGACCAAGGCAGTCCCACTCTCTAAGGCATGGGGAGCGCTACTGATTGTTTGTTGCAAAAATATATGGTGGGAGCGCAACAGACAACGCCATGAAAATTTGAGAAGGTCTCCTTCAGAAGTGGCGACTTTATGCTTTAAAGAAGTTGGAGATTGCTCTAGGGCGAAAGGGGTACAGGTCAGAACCGTACAAGATCTTACTTTGGCTCAATTAATGTTGAAGGTTCCAGCTGCAAGGCCACCGATTAAGAGAATAATAGAAGTGAAATGGAAACTACCTCCGCATGGATGGTGGAAATTGAACATCGATGGCTCTTCCTTGGGCAACCCAAGCGCGATTGGAGCAGGAGGGATTTTTCGGGACCACTTAGGAGCGGTGTTGAGATGTTTTTCAGAATACCAGGGCGTGGGTTCAAGCTATATGGCTGAACTAGAGGCTTTTTTTGCAGGAGTCAAGCATGCGAGAGAGATAGGCGTTGAGAAACTCTGGATCGAGTGTGACTCAGAGGCTGTAGTCTCAGCCATACTATCTTGTAAGATTCCATGGAGTCTTATGCACAAGTGGG encodes:
- the LOC122672044 gene encoding uncharacterized protein LOC122672044, which encodes MENLRTKAAAPAWVSAVWNQDLHPRAAVFGWRLSHGVLPTDHMTEVLYVFNQSWSGFPTIELLFSWWRRKTKAVPLSKAWGALLIVCCKNIWWERNRQRHENLRRSPSEVATLCFKEVGDCSRAKGVQVRTVQDLTLAQLMLKVPAARPPIKRIIEVKWKLPPHGWWKLNIDGSSLGNPSAIGAGGIFRDHLGAVLRCFSEYQGVGSSYMAELEAFFAGVKHAREIGVEKLWIECDSEAVVSAILSCKIPWSLMHKWGNTSTFLNSIQWRITHCYREANSAADALATQAAKRKITSCWSVPPLFIKQTMYWEALQWPFYRFT